A segment of the Juglans regia cultivar Chandler chromosome 15, Walnut 2.0, whole genome shotgun sequence genome:
CGAAGTCCAAAACCAAGAGTCTTCTTCAGATAAACAGATATTAATCTTCAAAATCAGATTTGCCAACCTTGGATCAAAGAGAGCTCTAACTACATCAATCTTCCACCAACCTGTTCTTTCCTCAATTAATTCATTTACCATCAAATTTTCATTATTCAGATGCTCCATAGCGCCCTGGACCTCATCACGGCTACAACCCGGGATCCAAGAGTCTTGGACAACTCTAATACTGCGACCATTGCCCACTCTCCACATACAACCAGATTTTAACAAAGGCAAAGCACTAAAAATACCCTTCCAAACAAAAGAAGCATTAAAATCAATCTTGGCCTCAAACAAACTACATAACCAATTTATATCAAATCTAAAACTGCAAATCTCGTATCAAGTCGCGTTGGGTCGACCGTGCTTGTCAAATCTTACCACCTTTGCTATTTCCCTACTGCCCAAACGCCTCTTCCATTTTTCGCTTCCGCGCTGAACCAACCCCCGACGCCTCCCTCAACTTAATATCTTCTGATATGGACCCCCCTGCTGAAGTCGACGCTATATTGGAAAAAATATTGCCTGAAGGGAATATTTGTGTAGTTGAGGGAAGATTTGGCAATAACTGAAgctttttacaattatataaagaaagaagTTTAAGCTTTTGTTGCTGAGAAATGCTGTCTGGCAAGCGTGTGAAATTGTTTCCACTCAAATTCAGAATCTCCAAGGAGGATAAGCCACTAAGATCATCAGGGAGTGCTCCATCCAAAAGATTGCAGTCACTTAGATCTAGAGTTACTAAAGAGGTCAACCCTGAAAAAAAGTTCCGCAACGACAGGGTGGGGGTTGATCCAGAGAGAATGAGAGTTTTGAGAGCAGGTAAACAACAAATGTCACTCGGAAAAACCGAAAGCTTTTTGCACTCTCCAAGATTTAGTAATGTCAGGCGggttagatgttgaattgataATGGGAGTTCCTCAATGGCAGTCCCATCCAAATAAAGCTCTGACAAATTCTGCCCAATCTCTGGAAACTTACTGAAACTTGAACAACCCGATAAGATCAAAAGATTCAATGATTCCAAGTTGATCTCATGTGGAAGGCTACGCAGACATTTACAATCTTTGAGATTTAATAGTATAAGATGCTTGAGAGCTCCAATAGATGGGTGAACTTTGTCCAATCTTGTGCAACCTTCAAAAATTAACTTTTGAAGACTTGGGCATCCAGAGAAGTCAGGAATCATCATCAAGTTTTCAGAGCCACTAAAGTCCATgactttcaacttttttaatttctgtgaTGCAACAAtatagaaatagagaaaattaaGTCATCAagaaattaatccaaattaaaaaagaaaaacactattAATCTAGGAAAAAGATCTCACAAGAAAAGCCGTCGGTAATTGCAGAAAGCTGCTGCGATGCATAATGAGCTCAACAAGATTTCTTGGTTGAAAACTCTTTGGTATGTTCCGCCAAGAATATTGGTGCCATTCCATTAGTCGTAAACCATTAGGGAGAGAATTGAGGCCCCGTGAAAGGTTCACatcacatattttaattaatctaagttttttcatatttgaaaaggcTTCAGGATCAATGGCTTCAGGATCCAAGACTTCTTCTTGGTGTGGAGATAAGGTACTTGACATTATGCCTTGGACTTTATGTGTTCCCTTGcaataaagaattataaaataaatgaatggaACGTGTATGCAACAAATAGTCACAGgcattgtgtgtgtgtgactaTTATACTATTACACTTACAGAATTTTCCCCTAGAACTTCAAAGATATCATCACGACGCCATAATCTGCTGCGTTTTCCAGGCTCGACACAATCTTCACAGCGAACAATTTCCCGACCCATTATTTGTAGTAAACCATGCATCCACAATTTTCTCTCCAAAATAGTGAGAAGAGATTTGTTCACAAGAGTGTCTATATCAATGTCTGGGAAACAATCAGAAGTATCTTCCAATAAATCTACTACTCGAAGTTTGTCTTCCCCGTTGAAGAAACATGCAATAtctaaaaacatgtttttctcTGTATCCCCCAACGCTTTAAAACCTTTTTCGAGTTCGACTTGAATATCCTTATGAAG
Coding sequences within it:
- the LOC109002376 gene encoding TMV resistance protein N-like, giving the protein MASTSNIQTTPSSSDPSSCSERRWKYQVFLSFRGETRYTFTSHLYNALLEKFIMPFKDDARLEIGTPIKKELLEAIKESRMAVVILSKEYASSTWCLEELAKIVECMNDREMKVVPIFYHVEPRDVRHQKGNFGDAFAQHEQNPENKEKVQTWKNALKEVANLAGRHLKINEDESEFIKRVVKVISGKLITLIDDPEYNLVGMDSHVKEMNLHLDLASNDVRFIGICGMSGMGKTTLADVIFKKFKHQFRAGSFITNVSSRSKEKGVVALQEKLLSDMKLKDDQEKLDELMGIDVIRSRLCGTKVLIVLDDVDKQEQLETLAGNCNWFGPGSRIIVTTKDRHLLTRHTVPFIYPIKGLLKKEALQLFCQQAFHTDQCPDQDFLDLCNDFVSYANGHPLTLKVLGGFLFGKEKYIWTSLLAKSQVFLHKDIQVELEKGFKALGDTEKNMFLDIACFFNGEDKLRVVDLLEDTSDCFPDIDIDTLVNKSLLTILERKLWMHGLLQIMGREIVRCEDCVEPGKRSRLWRRDDIFEVLGENSGTHKVQGIMSSTLSPHQEEVLDPEAIDPEAFSNMKKLRLIKICDVNLSRGLNSLPNGLRLMEWHQYSWRNIPKSFQPRNLVELIMHRSSFLQLPTAFLKLKKLKVMDFSGSENLMMIPDFSGCPSLQKLIFEGCTRLDKVHPSIGALKHLILLNLKDCKCLRSLPHEINLESLNLLILSGCSSFSKFPEIGQNLSELYLDGTAIEELPLSIQHLTRLTLLNLGECKKLSVFPSDICCLPALKTLILSGSTPTLSLRNFFSGLTSLVTLDLSDCNLLDGALPDDLSGLSSLEILNLSGNNFTRLPDSISQQQKLKLLSLYNCKKLQLLPNLPSTTQIFPSGNIFSNIASTSAGGSISEDIKLREASGVGSARKRKMEEAFGQ